A portion of the Corynebacterium heidelbergense genome contains these proteins:
- the mihF gene encoding integration host factor, actinobacterial type, with the protein MALPELTPDQRAEALKKAAEARKARAELREKLKRGGTDLKQVLKDADTDPILGKMKVSALLVSLPKVGKVKAEEIMNQLEIAPTRRLRGLGDRQRRALLEHFGFEA; encoded by the coding sequence GTGGCACTTCCAGAGTTGACCCCGGATCAGCGCGCAGAAGCTCTCAAGAAGGCGGCTGAGGCCCGCAAGGCTCGTGCTGAGCTGCGTGAGAAGCTCAAGCGAGGCGGCACCGACCTGAAGCAGGTGCTCAAGGACGCGGATACCGATCCGATTCTGGGCAAGATGAAGGTCTCCGCTCTGCTGGTCTCCCTGCCCAAGGTGGGCAAGGTCAAGGCGGAAGAGATCATGAACCAGCTCGAGATCGCCCCCACCCGCCGTCTGCGCGGCCTGGGCGATCGTCAGCGTCGCGCCCTGCTGGAGCACTTCGGCTTCGAGGCGTAG
- the pyrF gene encoding orotidine-5'-phosphate decarboxylase: MSAGQHTFGERFTLRAATHGQLCVGMDPHPHLLRAWGLPVSAEGLREFSRRCVEGFGEAACVVKPQVAFYEAFGSVGYAVLEEAIAALRERGVLVIADAKRGDIGSTMAGYATAWLAPESPLSVDALTVSPWLGVDSLTPVFELAQRHHKGAIVLAATSNPEAPSVQRARCAEGDRRLDQDVVDRVGRLNAERTGEGPGNLGVVVGATVQDPPNLDAVGGVILMPGVGAQGGTPQDVRRIAGNALELVSPNVSRAVLKSGPEPQALHAAVLEHTAALALSTGPTA; this comes from the coding sequence ATGAGCGCGGGCCAGCACACCTTCGGCGAGCGCTTCACGCTGCGCGCCGCCACGCACGGACAGCTCTGCGTGGGCATGGATCCGCACCCCCACTTGCTGCGGGCCTGGGGCTTGCCGGTGAGCGCGGAAGGGCTGCGGGAGTTCTCTCGCCGCTGCGTGGAGGGGTTCGGGGAGGCGGCCTGTGTGGTCAAACCCCAGGTGGCCTTCTACGAGGCTTTTGGGTCCGTCGGCTATGCGGTGCTGGAGGAGGCCATTGCGGCGCTGCGGGAGCGGGGTGTGCTCGTTATCGCGGACGCCAAGCGCGGCGATATCGGTTCCACGATGGCCGGATACGCGACGGCGTGGCTGGCGCCGGAGTCCCCGTTGAGCGTGGATGCCCTCACGGTATCCCCCTGGCTGGGCGTGGACTCCCTGACTCCCGTGTTCGAACTGGCGCAACGCCACCACAAGGGAGCAATTGTGCTCGCGGCGACCTCCAACCCGGAAGCCCCAAGTGTCCAGCGGGCCCGGTGCGCCGAGGGGGACCGTCGGCTGGATCAGGACGTCGTGGACCGGGTGGGCAGGCTCAACGCCGAGCGAACCGGGGAAGGTCCCGGCAACCTGGGCGTGGTAGTGGGCGCCACGGTGCAGGATCCACCGAACCTGGACGCAGTGGGCGGAGTGATTCTCATGCCGGGGGTCGGAGCGCAGGGGGGCACCCCCCAGGACGTGCGGCGAATCGCGGGCAACGCGCTGGAATTAGTCAGTCCGAACGTCTCCCGCGCCGTCCTGAAGTCCGGACCGGAGCCGCAGGCCCTGCACGCTGCCGTGCTGGAACACACGGCGGCGCTGGCCCTGTCCACGGGGCCGACTGCCTAA
- the carB gene encoding carbamoyl-phosphate synthase large subunit: MPRRTDINHVLVIGSGPIVIGQACEFDYSGTQACRVLKEEGLRVTLINSNPATIMTDPEFADHTYIEPIQPQYIEKIFAAEQAEGHKIDAVLATLGGQTALNAAIQLDRLGILEKYGVELIGADIDAIERGEDRQKFKDIVAKIGGESARSRVCHNMAEVYSTVEELGLPVVVRPSFTMGGLGSGLAFTQEDLERIAGGGLAASPEANVLIEESILGWKEFELELMRDGADNVVVVCSIENVDALGVHTGDSVTVAPSLTLTDREFQKMRDQGIAILREVGVDTGGCNIQFAINPTDGRLITIEMNPRVSRSSALASKATGFPIAKLAAKLAIGYTLDEVRNDITEVTPAAFEPTLDYVIVKAPRFAFEKFPGADDTLTTTMKSVGEAMAVGRNYITGLNKVMRSLETKPAGFWTAPDSSFAGEDATNLARVLDGLRRPTEGRLYDAELALRLGASVEQVYEASGIDPWFLHELVALVEFREELESAPVLDVNLLRRAKYMGLSDRQIAALRPELAGEDGVRALRWAQGIRPVFKTVDTCAAEFEAKTPYHYSSYELDPEAESEVAEQREKKKVLILGSGPNRIGQGIEFDYSCVHAALELSRVGYETVMINCNPETVSTDYDTADRLYFEPLTFEDVMEVYHAESQSGEIAGVIVQLGGQTPLGLAQRLADAGVPIVGTSPEAINSAEDRGEFGKVLSRAGLPAPAYGTATSFAEAREVAARIGYPVLVRPSYVLGGRGMEIVYDEQSLEDYITRATELNTDHPVLVDRFLDSAIEIDVDALCDGEDVYLAGVMEHIEEAGIHSGDSACALPPMTLGAEDIENVRRSTRELALGIGVKGLMNVQFALKDDTLYVIEANPRASRTVPFVSKATGVPLAKAAARIMLGETISSLKEEGVLPEDRDGGSLPMGHPIAVKEAVMPFNRFRSPDGKVLDSLLSPEMKSTGEVMGLDADFGTAFAKSQEGAFGSLPTGGTVFVSIANRDKRTLLMPIQRLASLGFQVYATAGSAGMLRRNGVECTVVAKVSDVQRDPQAAGRSVVDHIQDGEIDLIINTPAGSAGARNDGYDIRAAAVKKGIPCITTVQGTVAAVQGIEALLNRETGVLAIQEIDHS, from the coding sequence ATGCCCCGCCGCACAGACATCAACCACGTGCTCGTTATCGGCTCCGGCCCCATCGTCATCGGCCAGGCCTGCGAGTTCGACTACTCCGGTACGCAGGCCTGCCGGGTGCTCAAGGAGGAGGGCCTGCGGGTGACCCTCATCAACTCCAACCCGGCCACGATCATGACGGACCCGGAGTTCGCGGACCACACCTACATCGAGCCCATCCAGCCGCAGTACATCGAGAAAATCTTCGCTGCGGAGCAGGCGGAGGGGCACAAGATCGACGCGGTTCTGGCGACCCTCGGCGGCCAGACCGCACTCAACGCGGCAATCCAACTGGACCGGCTGGGCATCCTGGAAAAGTACGGCGTGGAGCTCATCGGCGCGGACATCGACGCGATCGAGCGGGGGGAGGACCGGCAGAAGTTCAAGGACATCGTCGCAAAGATCGGCGGGGAGTCCGCGCGCTCGCGCGTGTGCCACAACATGGCGGAGGTCTACTCCACGGTGGAGGAGCTGGGCTTGCCCGTCGTCGTGCGGCCCTCCTTCACGATGGGCGGCCTGGGTTCCGGGCTGGCCTTCACGCAGGAGGATCTGGAGCGCATTGCCGGCGGCGGGCTGGCGGCATCCCCGGAGGCGAACGTGCTGATCGAGGAATCCATCCTGGGGTGGAAGGAGTTCGAGCTGGAGCTCATGCGCGATGGGGCGGACAACGTCGTGGTAGTGTGCTCCATCGAGAACGTGGATGCCCTGGGCGTGCACACCGGGGATTCCGTGACGGTGGCCCCCTCCCTGACCCTGACGGACCGCGAGTTCCAGAAGATGCGCGACCAAGGCATCGCAATTCTGCGCGAGGTGGGCGTGGACACGGGCGGCTGCAACATCCAGTTCGCGATCAACCCCACCGACGGGCGCCTCATCACCATCGAGATGAACCCCCGCGTCTCCCGCTCCTCCGCCCTGGCCTCCAAGGCCACGGGCTTCCCCATCGCTAAGCTGGCCGCGAAGCTGGCCATCGGCTACACCCTGGACGAGGTTCGCAACGACATCACCGAGGTCACCCCCGCGGCCTTCGAACCCACCCTGGACTACGTGATCGTCAAGGCCCCGCGGTTCGCCTTCGAGAAGTTCCCCGGCGCCGACGACACCCTGACCACCACCATGAAATCCGTGGGGGAGGCCATGGCGGTCGGCCGCAACTACATCACCGGGCTGAACAAGGTCATGCGGTCCCTGGAGACCAAGCCCGCCGGGTTCTGGACCGCGCCGGATTCCTCTTTTGCCGGTGAGGACGCCACCAACCTCGCGCGGGTCCTCGACGGCCTGCGCAGACCCACGGAGGGCCGCCTCTACGATGCAGAGCTGGCGCTGCGCCTGGGAGCCAGCGTGGAGCAGGTCTACGAGGCCTCCGGCATCGACCCTTGGTTCCTGCACGAGCTGGTGGCGCTGGTGGAGTTCCGCGAGGAACTGGAAAGCGCGCCGGTGCTGGATGTGAACTTGCTGCGCCGCGCCAAGTACATGGGCTTGTCCGACCGCCAGATCGCGGCGCTGCGCCCGGAACTGGCGGGGGAGGACGGGGTGCGCGCCCTGCGCTGGGCCCAGGGGATCCGCCCGGTGTTCAAGACGGTGGATACGTGTGCGGCGGAGTTCGAGGCCAAAACCCCGTACCACTACAGCTCCTATGAGCTGGACCCGGAGGCCGAGTCGGAGGTCGCCGAGCAGCGGGAGAAGAAGAAGGTTCTGATCCTGGGCTCTGGCCCCAACCGCATCGGCCAGGGCATCGAGTTCGATTACTCCTGTGTCCACGCCGCCCTGGAGCTGTCCCGGGTGGGGTACGAGACGGTGATGATCAACTGCAACCCGGAGACCGTCTCCACCGACTACGACACGGCGGACCGCCTGTACTTTGAGCCGCTAACCTTCGAAGACGTGATGGAGGTCTACCACGCCGAATCCCAGTCCGGGGAGATCGCGGGGGTCATTGTGCAGCTCGGCGGGCAGACTCCGCTGGGGCTCGCGCAGCGGTTGGCGGATGCGGGGGTCCCCATCGTGGGCACCAGCCCGGAGGCCATTAACTCCGCCGAGGATCGCGGGGAGTTCGGCAAGGTGCTGTCCCGCGCCGGTCTGCCCGCCCCGGCCTATGGCACGGCAACGAGTTTTGCGGAAGCCCGGGAGGTGGCCGCTCGCATCGGGTACCCGGTGCTCGTTCGGCCCTCCTACGTCCTGGGCGGTCGGGGCATGGAGATCGTCTATGACGAGCAGTCCCTGGAGGACTACATCACCCGGGCCACCGAGCTGAACACGGACCACCCGGTGCTGGTGGACCGCTTCCTGGACTCCGCCATCGAGATCGACGTGGATGCCCTCTGTGATGGGGAGGACGTGTACCTGGCCGGCGTGATGGAACACATCGAGGAGGCGGGCATCCACTCCGGGGACTCCGCCTGCGCGCTGCCGCCGATGACCCTCGGCGCCGAGGACATCGAGAACGTCCGCCGCTCGACGCGCGAGCTGGCGTTGGGTATCGGTGTGAAGGGCCTGATGAATGTGCAGTTCGCGCTGAAGGACGACACGCTCTACGTCATCGAGGCCAACCCCCGGGCCTCCCGCACGGTGCCGTTCGTATCCAAGGCCACCGGCGTGCCCCTGGCCAAGGCGGCGGCCCGGATCATGCTGGGGGAGACCATCTCCTCTTTGAAGGAGGAGGGAGTGCTGCCGGAGGATCGCGACGGCGGCAGCCTGCCCATGGGTCATCCCATCGCGGTGAAGGAAGCCGTCATGCCCTTCAACCGGTTCCGCTCCCCGGACGGGAAGGTGCTGGATTCCCTGCTGAGCCCGGAGATGAAGTCCACCGGGGAGGTCATGGGGCTTGACGCGGACTTCGGCACCGCCTTCGCCAAGTCCCAGGAGGGGGCCTTCGGTTCCCTGCCGACCGGGGGCACGGTGTTCGTCTCCATTGCCAATCGGGACAAGCGCACCCTCTTGATGCCCATCCAGCGCCTGGCCAGCCTGGGCTTCCAGGTGTATGCCACCGCCGGATCTGCGGGCATGTTGCGCCGCAACGGGGTGGAGTGCACCGTCGTCGCCAAGGTCTCCGATGTGCAGCGGGATCCGCAGGCAGCGGGCCGCAGCGTGGTGGACCACATCCAAGACGGGGAGATCGACCTCATCATCAACACCCCTGCCGGGTCCGCCGGGGCCCGCAATGACGGCTACGACATCCGCGCGGCCGCGGTGAAGAAGGGCATCCCCTGCATCACCACCGTCCAAGGCACCGTCGCCGCAGTGCAGGGCATCGAGGCGCTCCTCAATCGTGAGACCGGAGTGCTGGCCATCCAGGAGATCGATCACTCATGA
- the carA gene encoding glutamine-hydrolyzing carbamoyl-phosphate synthase small subunit: MTRKHPRTPAALVLADGRIFRGEAFGAQGQTLGEAVFTTAMTGYQETMTDPSYHRQIVVATAPHIGNTGWNDEDSESHGDKIWIAGLVVRDLSHTVSNWRANRSLEAEMRAQNIIGIQGVDTRAIVRHLRDKGSVAAGLFSGEELPSQEEMLATVREQPTMAGADLAGDVSTDDAYVVDPEGETRYTVVAYDMGIKTNTPREFIKRGVRTVVVPSDTPFERVQELLEEYQGQGVFVSNGPGDPATADVTVAQVRKVLGAKIPFFGICFGNQILGRALGMDTYKLKFGHRGTNVPVLNHVTGAIDITAQNHGFALAGEPMAEFDTDFGPARVTHTCLNDGTVEGVALTNGLAFSVQYHPESAAGPHDANPLFDDFIRMLDGAKAPGAAI, encoded by the coding sequence GTGACACGGAAGCACCCCCGCACTCCTGCGGCGCTGGTCTTGGCGGACGGCCGGATCTTCCGGGGCGAGGCCTTCGGCGCGCAAGGTCAGACCCTGGGCGAAGCAGTCTTCACCACGGCCATGACCGGATACCAAGAGACCATGACGGACCCCTCCTACCACCGGCAAATCGTGGTCGCCACAGCACCGCACATCGGCAATACCGGGTGGAACGACGAGGACTCGGAATCCCACGGCGACAAGATCTGGATCGCTGGGCTGGTTGTTCGGGACCTCAGCCACACCGTGTCCAACTGGCGGGCCAACCGCAGCCTCGAGGCGGAAATGCGGGCCCAGAACATCATCGGCATCCAGGGGGTGGATACCCGGGCCATCGTCCGGCACCTGCGAGACAAAGGCTCCGTGGCCGCCGGGCTGTTCTCCGGGGAGGAGCTGCCCAGTCAGGAGGAGATGCTCGCGACGGTCCGCGAACAGCCCACCATGGCCGGGGCAGACCTGGCCGGGGATGTCTCCACCGACGACGCCTACGTGGTGGATCCGGAGGGGGAGACGCGCTACACCGTCGTGGCATACGACATGGGTATCAAGACCAACACCCCCCGCGAGTTCATTAAGCGCGGCGTACGCACCGTCGTCGTCCCCTCGGATACCCCCTTTGAGCGGGTGCAAGAGCTGCTGGAGGAATACCAGGGGCAGGGCGTGTTCGTCTCGAACGGGCCCGGCGACCCCGCCACCGCAGACGTGACCGTCGCGCAGGTGCGCAAGGTGCTCGGCGCCAAGATCCCCTTCTTCGGCATCTGCTTCGGCAACCAGATCCTGGGCCGCGCGCTGGGCATGGATACCTACAAGTTGAAGTTCGGCCACCGCGGCACGAACGTGCCCGTCCTCAACCACGTCACCGGCGCCATCGACATCACCGCCCAAAACCACGGTTTCGCCCTGGCCGGGGAGCCGATGGCCGAATTCGACACGGACTTCGGCCCCGCCCGGGTGACCCACACCTGCCTCAACGACGGGACGGTGGAGGGAGTCGCGCTGACCAACGGGCTGGCCTTCTCCGTGCAATACCACCCAGAATCCGCCGCCGGCCCGCACGACGCTAACCCCCTGTTCGACGACTTCATCCGCATGCTGGACGGCGCAAAAGCCCCCGGCGCGGCCATCTAA
- a CDS encoding dihydroorotase, with protein MNQPTTESAYPSTGALAPHPTGAAAELLLRGVLPYGEGEPIDVLIRDGVIAEMGPDLADALSPEGTSVDLQGQVLLPGLVDMHVHLREPGREDTETIATGSAAAAQGGFTAVFTMANTSPVMDNPAIAETVWFKGQNTNLCDVHPVGSISRGLHGSELTEFGMMADSDAKVRMFSDDGKCVHDPRLMRRAIEYARGEDVLLAQHCEEPRLTEGAVAHEGSTAARLGLRGWPRVAEESIVARDAIMARDYGGRLHICHASTEGTVALLRWAKEQQIPLTAEVTPHHLLLTDERLATYDGVNRVNPPLREHRDVQALRRALAEGIVDCVATDHAPHGSEEKCCEFDLARPGMLGLETSLALIAQIFVLDGDQDWRFVARVMSENPARITKLPGHGRPIAVGEPANLCAVDTTRSWVASGRDMASKARNTPYEGMDMPVRVSTTILRGKITCRDGQAVT; from the coding sequence ATGAACCAGCCCACAACCGAGTCCGCCTACCCGAGCACGGGGGCTTTAGCGCCGCACCCCACCGGGGCTGCCGCAGAACTACTGTTGCGCGGGGTCCTGCCCTATGGGGAGGGGGAACCCATAGACGTTCTCATCCGGGATGGGGTCATCGCCGAGATGGGGCCGGACCTCGCCGATGCGCTCTCCCCGGAGGGCACGAGTGTGGACCTGCAGGGCCAGGTGCTGCTGCCCGGCCTCGTTGATATGCACGTCCACCTGCGGGAACCGGGCCGCGAGGACACCGAAACCATCGCGACCGGCTCCGCCGCCGCCGCCCAGGGCGGCTTCACGGCGGTGTTCACGATGGCCAACACCTCCCCGGTCATGGACAACCCAGCCATCGCGGAGACGGTGTGGTTCAAGGGGCAGAACACCAACCTCTGCGACGTGCACCCGGTCGGCTCCATCAGCCGTGGTCTGCATGGTTCCGAGCTCACGGAGTTCGGCATGATGGCTGATTCGGACGCCAAGGTCCGGATGTTCTCCGACGACGGCAAATGTGTGCACGATCCGCGCCTCATGCGCCGCGCCATTGAGTACGCCCGAGGCGAAGACGTGTTGCTGGCCCAGCACTGCGAGGAGCCCCGGTTGACGGAGGGCGCCGTGGCCCACGAGGGTTCCACCGCCGCGCGCCTGGGCCTGCGGGGCTGGCCGCGCGTCGCCGAGGAGTCCATCGTGGCCCGGGATGCCATCATGGCCCGCGACTACGGCGGCCGCCTACACATTTGCCACGCCTCCACCGAGGGGACCGTGGCCCTGCTGCGGTGGGCCAAGGAGCAACAGATCCCGCTCACGGCGGAGGTCACCCCCCACCACCTGCTGCTCACCGACGAGCGCCTGGCCACCTACGACGGAGTGAACCGAGTCAACCCACCCCTACGGGAACACCGCGACGTCCAGGCGCTGCGCCGGGCCCTCGCCGAGGGCATCGTGGACTGCGTGGCCACGGACCACGCCCCCCACGGCAGCGAGGAAAAGTGCTGCGAGTTCGACCTCGCCCGCCCCGGGATGCTGGGGCTGGAGACCTCCCTGGCGCTGATCGCGCAGATCTTCGTCCTCGACGGGGACCAGGACTGGCGCTTCGTGGCCCGGGTCATGTCCGAAAACCCCGCCCGGATCACCAAACTCCCCGGCCACGGCCGTCCCATCGCGGTGGGGGAGCCGGCCAACCTCTGCGCGGTGGACACCACCCGTAGCTGGGTTGCCAGTGGCAGGGATATGGCCTCCAAGGCGCGGAACACTCCCTACGAGGGCATGGACATGCCCGTGCGGGTATCCACCACCATCCTGCGCGGCAAGATCACCTGCCGCGACGGCCAAGCCGTCACCTAA
- a CDS encoding aspartate carbamoyltransferase catalytic subunit yields MKHLLSIADLSAAEITGLLDEADRFHEALHGREMKKLPTLRGRTIFTMFYENSTRTRSSFETAGKWMSADVINISASSSSVKKGESLKDTALTLKAVGADAIVMRHPSSGAARQVAGWLTDTAVVNAGDGAHEHPTQALLDATTLRRHRGQIEGTHVVIVGDILHSRVARSNAELLTALGADVTFVAPPTLLPFGVETWGREAGGQVRVTQNFDDALRGADAVMMLRVQQERMNGGFFPSHREYAVRYGLSPRRLAAMRDGAIVMHPGPMLRGMEISDDVADAPNAVVLQQVTAGVHVRMAVLFTLLVGPQAQLNLGKAQ; encoded by the coding sequence ATGAAGCACCTCCTCAGCATCGCGGACCTCTCCGCGGCGGAAATCACTGGCCTCCTCGACGAGGCCGATCGCTTCCACGAGGCCCTCCACGGGCGGGAGATGAAGAAGCTGCCCACGCTGCGCGGCCGCACCATCTTCACAATGTTCTACGAAAACTCCACCCGCACCCGCTCGTCCTTCGAGACGGCCGGCAAGTGGATGAGCGCGGATGTGATCAACATCTCCGCCTCCAGCTCCAGCGTGAAGAAGGGCGAATCCCTCAAGGACACCGCCTTGACGCTCAAGGCCGTGGGGGCGGACGCGATCGTCATGCGCCACCCCTCTTCCGGTGCGGCCCGGCAAGTGGCCGGGTGGCTCACCGATACCGCGGTGGTCAACGCCGGGGATGGGGCCCATGAGCACCCCACCCAGGCGCTTTTGGACGCCACCACCTTGCGCCGCCATCGCGGGCAGATCGAGGGAACCCACGTGGTCATCGTCGGGGACATCCTGCACTCCCGCGTGGCCCGCTCTAATGCCGAGCTGCTCACGGCCCTCGGCGCGGACGTGACCTTCGTGGCTCCCCCCACGCTGCTGCCCTTCGGAGTGGAGACCTGGGGCCGGGAAGCAGGGGGCCAGGTGCGGGTCACCCAAAACTTCGATGATGCCCTCCGCGGCGCGGACGCGGTGATGATGCTGCGCGTGCAGCAAGAGCGGATGAACGGCGGATTCTTTCCCTCCCACCGCGAATACGCGGTGCGCTACGGGTTGTCCCCCCGGCGCCTGGCCGCGATGCGGGACGGGGCGATTGTCATGCACCCCGGGCCCATGCTGCGCGGCATGGAAATCAGCGACGATGTGGCGGATGCCCCCAACGCCGTGGTGCTCCAGCAGGTCACGGCCGGTGTGCACGTCCGCATGGCCGTCCTCTTCACCCTGCTCGTCGGCCCCCAGGCCCAGTTGAACCTAGGAAAGGCGCAATGA
- the pyrR gene encoding bifunctional pyr operon transcriptional regulator/uracil phosphoribosyltransferase PyrR: MSRATESSPPVTLLEPEDVGRTVARIAHQIIEKTALDSAESPPVILLGIPSGGVPLARRLAERITEFSGVDVFHGSLDVTLYRDDLRTSTTHRALKPTTVPDRGIDGSTVILVDDVLYSGRTIRAALDALRDIGRAGQVQLAVLIDRGHRQLPIRADYVGKNIPTSSTEDVIVELSELDGQDRVLLHRPGATPTHAESTTTTTKGNRGTQA; encoded by the coding sequence ATGAGCCGAGCCACCGAAAGCTCGCCCCCGGTCACCCTGCTGGAACCGGAGGACGTGGGCCGCACCGTGGCGCGCATCGCGCACCAGATCATTGAGAAGACCGCGCTGGATAGCGCCGAATCCCCGCCCGTCATCCTGCTGGGGATCCCCTCTGGCGGGGTGCCGCTGGCCCGGCGCCTGGCCGAGCGCATCACCGAGTTCTCCGGGGTGGACGTCTTCCACGGCTCCCTGGACGTCACCCTCTACCGCGATGATCTGCGGACCAGCACCACGCACCGCGCCCTGAAACCCACTACGGTCCCGGATCGCGGAATCGACGGCAGCACCGTCATCCTCGTCGACGACGTGCTCTACTCCGGCCGCACCATCCGGGCCGCCCTCGACGCTCTGCGGGACATCGGCCGGGCCGGACAGGTGCAACTCGCCGTCCTCATCGACCGCGGCCACCGGCAATTGCCCATCCGCGCGGACTACGTGGGCAAAAACATCCCCACCTCCTCCACGGAGGACGTCATCGTGGAGCTCAGCGAGCTCGATGGCCAAGACCGGGTGCTGTTGCACCGACCAGGGGCCACGCCCACCCACGCCGAGAGCACCACGACGACCACCAAGGGAAACAGGGGCACCCAGGCATGA
- the efp gene encoding elongation factor P — translation MATTADFKNGLVLKIDGKLQQIVEFQHVKPGKGPAFVRTKLKDVMSGKTVDKTFNAGVKVETATVDRRDMTYLYNDGTNYVLMDDKTYDQIEAAPHLLGDGARFLLENTKVQVSFHEGEPLFVDLPVSLELRIEHTDPGLQGDRSTGGTKPATLETGAEIQVPLFLETGNVVKVDTRNGQYLSRVNS, via the coding sequence GTGGCAACCACGGCAGACTTTAAAAACGGACTCGTCCTGAAGATCGACGGCAAGCTGCAGCAGATCGTCGAATTCCAGCACGTCAAGCCCGGCAAGGGCCCGGCCTTCGTGCGCACCAAGCTGAAGGACGTGATGTCTGGCAAGACTGTCGACAAGACCTTCAACGCCGGCGTCAAGGTCGAAACCGCGACGGTGGACCGCCGCGACATGACCTACCTGTACAACGACGGCACCAACTACGTCCTCATGGACGACAAGACCTACGACCAGATTGAAGCCGCCCCCCACCTGCTCGGCGACGGCGCCCGCTTCCTGCTGGAAAACACCAAGGTGCAGGTCTCCTTTCACGAGGGGGAGCCGCTGTTCGTGGACCTGCCCGTCTCCCTGGAGCTGCGCATCGAGCACACCGACCCCGGGCTGCAGGGCGATCGCTCCACGGGCGGCACCAAGCCCGCCACCCTGGAGACCGGCGCCGAGATCCAGGTGCCGCTGTTCCTGGAGACCGGCAACGTGGTCAAGGTGGATACCCGCAATGGCCAGTACCTCTCCCGCGTCAACAGCTAG
- a CDS encoding M24 family metallopeptidase: protein MAEVNANETAERGRQRRQRVGRHIADANHGALLITDLKNVRYLTGFTGSNAVLLLRPDGSCVLGTDGRYTTQVRQQTGAPEDMEILIERDLFAALREKGAFAVEPSLPVARAKALGDPPILSGTVERERLIKDDAEIDALRRAGHLADRVWTEFLAGGALRANRPEREAAADLEYRLRMAGADGLSFDTILASGANSAKPHAGASGDPLLYGLVTVDFGVYVDGYASDQTRCVSIEKPHALGAEIYDIVLRAHRAGAQLLAPGARLRDIHQACVDVIEDAGYGPFFVHSTGHGVGLDVHEAPSASGFVDPEETLQEGMTLTVEPGIYLPGRIGVRLENTYVITPTGAESLNPSSLDLHVV from the coding sequence ATGGCAGAAGTTAACGCGAACGAGACCGCCGAGCGCGGTAGGCAGCGGCGTCAGCGCGTAGGGCGGCATATTGCGGACGCCAATCACGGCGCGCTGCTCATCACCGACCTGAAAAACGTGCGCTATCTCACGGGCTTCACGGGCTCCAACGCGGTTTTACTGCTGCGCCCCGATGGCTCCTGTGTGCTGGGCACCGACGGGCGCTACACCACTCAGGTCCGCCAGCAGACGGGGGCCCCGGAGGACATGGAGATCCTCATCGAGCGAGACCTGTTCGCCGCCCTGCGGGAAAAGGGCGCCTTCGCCGTGGAACCCTCCCTGCCCGTGGCCCGGGCCAAGGCGCTGGGGGACCCGCCGATCCTCAGCGGCACTGTCGAGCGCGAGCGCCTCATCAAGGACGACGCGGAGATCGACGCCCTGCGGCGGGCGGGGCACCTGGCCGATCGGGTGTGGACGGAGTTCTTGGCAGGGGGCGCGCTCCGGGCCAATCGCCCCGAGCGCGAGGCTGCGGCAGACCTGGAGTACCGGCTGCGCATGGCCGGGGCCGACGGACTGAGCTTCGATACCATCCTGGCCAGTGGGGCCAACTCGGCCAAGCCCCACGCGGGCGCATCTGGGGATCCTCTCCTCTACGGCCTCGTCACCGTGGACTTCGGCGTGTACGTCGACGGCTACGCCTCCGATCAGACCCGGTGCGTGAGCATCGAAAAGCCCCACGCGCTGGGCGCGGAGATCTACGACATCGTCCTACGGGCCCACCGGGCCGGCGCACAGCTTTTGGCCCCCGGTGCCCGGCTGCGGGATATCCACCAAGCCTGCGTGGATGTCATCGAGGATGCCGGCTACGGGCCGTTCTTCGTCCACAGCACCGGTCACGGTGTGGGGCTGGACGTCCACGAAGCCCCGTCGGCCTCTGGGTTCGTGGACCCCGAGGAAACCCTGCAGGAGGGCATGACCCTCACCGTGGAACCGGGCATCTACCTGCCCGGGCGGATTGGAGTGCGGCTGGAGAACACCTACGTCATCACACCCACCGGCGCGGAGAGCCTGAACCCCTCCTCGCTCGATCTTCACGTGGTCTAG